One region of Diabrotica undecimpunctata isolate CICGRU chromosome 6, icDiaUnde3, whole genome shotgun sequence genomic DNA includes:
- the LOC140443787 gene encoding uncharacterized protein produces the protein MEFKKRTVHLKIKYFDSSEETPEIVKKTIEILPHTDGNILKSELYKICNVNREKVMKIRNGEGALVPISFLADPNVPDRYFQIDITNISYVDRPAASLLQDAYVDAVQQKIRTLESRIAQSELLLPQLEWRRQAYMEDTVNGLMYKVGFLNRRFDELLPQFSAKHPETMA, from the exons ATGGAATTCAAAAAACGAACTGTTCatcttaaaataaagtattttgaTTCGTCTG AGGAAACTCCAGAAATTGTGAAAAAAACTATTGAAATACTTCCACACACTGATGGTAATATTTTAAAATCGGaattgtataaaatatgtaatGTCAACAGGGAAAAAGTAATGAAGATTCGTAATGGAGAAGGTGCTCTTGTACCAATATCTTTCTTAGCTGATCCAAATGTACCTGACAG ATACTTCCAAATAGACATCACAAACATTTCCTATGTTG ACAGACCCGCAGCTAGCCTCTTACAAGATGCTTATGTTGATGCTGTTCAACAAAAGATAAGAACTTTGGAATCAAGAATAGCTCAATCTGAATTGCTCTTGCCTCAGCTAGAATGGCGTAGACAGGCTTATATGGAAGATACTGTGAACGGATTGATGTACAAAGTCGGATTTTTAAATAGAAGATTTGATGAGCTGTTACCCCAGTTCAGCGCAAAGCATCCAGAAACCATGGCTTAA